One Perognathus longimembris pacificus isolate PPM17 chromosome 2, ASM2315922v1, whole genome shotgun sequence DNA segment encodes these proteins:
- the LOC125342520 gene encoding olfactory receptor 13G1-like, translating into MNQTLVTEFLILGFSETPHLRPLLFISFLSLYAAALLGNLLILVLISASPTLHTSMYFFLANLASVDILCTSTILPKLLGCMVARRTISYGGCMAQLFFFTWSMGAELLLFSAMAYDRYVAICWPLHYSTRMGARACILLAAGVWAISLTNTCVNTGLTMNLPFCGSNVVEHFFCEIPPLLKLSCAPTNLNEAMAFTADVILAVGNFSVTVLSYGFIVASILRIRSAEGKRRAFSTCSAHLLVVTMYYSTVIYTYIRPASSYSLHKDKVVSVIYTSVAPTLNPLIYTLRNKDVKVALRRLLSCS; encoded by the coding sequence ATGAATCAGACTCTGGTCACTGAGTTCCTCATTCTTGGATTCTCGGAAACACCTCACCTGCGACCACTGCTCTTCATCAGTTTCCTCAGCCTTTATGCTGCTGCCCTCTTGGGAAACCTGCTCATCCTGGTGCTCATCAGTGCCAGCCCAACCCTGCACACTTCCATGTACTTCTTTCTAGCCAACCTGGCTTCAGTAGACATTCTCTGCACCTCCACCATCCTGCCCAAGCTGCTTGGATGCATGGTGGCCAGGAGGACCATCTCCTATGGGGGCTGTATGGCCCAGCTTTTCTTCTTCACATGGTCCATGGGGGCAGAGCTGCTGCTCTTCTCTGctatggcctatgaccgctatgtggctaTCTGTTGGCCACTGCACTACAGCACACGGATGGGTGCCCGAGCATGCATACTCCTGGCTGCTGGTGTGTGGGCCATCAGCCTGACCAACACCTGTGTGAACACTGGCCTCACGATGAACTTGCCATTCTGTGGCTCCAATGTGGTTGAGCACTTCTTCTGTGAGATCCCCCCACTCCTGAAACTCTCCTGTGCTCCCACAAACCTCAATGAGGCCATGGCCTTCACTGCAGATGTGATCTTGGCTGTGGGAAACTTCTCTGTGACAGTACTCTCCTATGGCTTCATTGTCGCTAGCATCCTGCGTATCCGCTCAGCAGAGGGCAAGCGGCgagccttctccacctgctcgGCTCACCTGCTGGTGGTCACCATGTACTACTCCACTGTCATCTACACCTACATCCGTCCTGCATCCAGCTACTCACTGCACAAGGACAAAGTGGTATCTGTCATCTACACCTCTGTGGCACCTACTCTGAATCCCCTCATCTACACTCTGAGGAACAAAGATGTAAAAGTTGCACTCAGGAGACTTCTGTCCTGCAGCTGA